One Silene latifolia isolate original U9 population chromosome 4, ASM4854445v1, whole genome shotgun sequence DNA segment encodes these proteins:
- the LOC141652053 gene encoding uncharacterized protein LOC141652053, producing the protein MMKEVVLFIDESYSNSYASYCRICHEAEYESCRKLETPCACAGTVKYAHRECIQRWCDEKGDIICEICLQKYEPGYTAIAKQPKKIVVQDEVVTIRRSLEDPRTDEELENPNILAGAECSSAIDRFASYCKTVALVFTAVLLLRHLLEVLAGTGHYPFSPTTIIILRGCGVIIPMCVIIRTISALQNSIRQHRNIHDVLIHNDNYTEEGSDEEQAIRR; encoded by the exons ATGATGAAAGAAGTTGTATTGTTTATTGATGAATCGTATTCAAATTCATATGCAAGTTATTGCAGAATTTGTCATGAAGCTGAGTATGAAAGTTGTAGAAAATTAGAAACTCCTTGTGCTTGTGCTGGTACTGTCAAG TATGCTCACAGAGAATGTATACAAAGATGGTGTGATGAGAAAGGAGATATAATTTGTGAAATATGCTTACAG AAATATGAACCAGGATACACAGCTATTGCTAAACAACCAAAGAAAATAGTGGTACAAGATGAAGTTGTCACTATCAG GAGAAGCTTAGAAGACCCGAGAACAGATGAAGAACTCGAAAATCCAAACATTTTAGCTGGTGCAGAATGCTCATCAGCGATAGATAGATTCGCTTCATATTGCAAAACAGTTGCCCTCGTT TTTACCGCGGTTTTGTTACTGAGACATCTGCTAGAAGTTTTAGCAGGAACCGGACATTACCCGTTTTCACCTACAACA ATTATTATACTGAGAGGTTGCGGAGTAATTATTCCTATGTGCGTTATTATTCGGACAATATCAGCACTTCAGAACAGCATTAGACAACATCGTAATATTCAT GATGTTCTTATTCACAATGACAACTATACTGAAGAGGGTAGTGACGAAGAGCAAGCAATTCGAAGATAG